From the genome of Candidatus Deferrimicrobium sp.:
CTCTCCGTCCCCTTCACGAGGTAGGAGTTGTATGTCGTCCCGTACTCGGTCGGGATGACGATGTCGAAGACGGTGAGTCCCGGGTCCTTGACCCCGACGCAGTAGACGTCGGGCGCAAGCGTCACGATGGGCATGCTCGACTCCTCGCTGTGCGGATTCCGGTCAGTCTACGGCCTCGAACTCATCCTTCCCCGCGCCGCAGAGGGGGCATACCCAGTCGTCCGGGATGTTTTCGAAGGCGGTGCCGGGCGGCACGCCGTTCTCCGGGTCGCCGGCGGCCGGATCGTAGATGTAGCTGCAGACGACGCATCTCCATTTCTTCATTGGGTATCCTCCGGGCGATGATCGGTTCAGGGATTATAGGTCCCCGCCGGTGACCGGCGCAAC
Proteins encoded in this window:
- the rd gene encoding rubredoxin; translated protein: MKKWRCVVCSYIYDPAAGDPENGVPPGTAFENIPDDWVCPLCGAGKDEFEAVD